CCTCTTCTCTCTTTATACTCCTGCAAAAAACAATCCTGAAATCAAAAACCCCAAGAAGTAGGAGATAAAGAGCGTAAGCAGTCCAACTCCCGCGAGCTCCTCGAATTTTCCGGAGGATACCTCTTCATCATAAAAGCCCATTTTAATCATGCGTCTGTTATCCCATTTCGGCACAATCCAGCCAATTGTAACCGCCCAGAGCACCAGCGAGATTAATGCAATGGACAAAACACCGCTGAAGAGTGTTAAAAAGTGGATAGTGCCAAGGACTGCGGAGAGTAATGACACCAAAAGGAACCGCGCGATTAGCTCCTTACCCGGCCAAGAACTCAAGAACAAGCGGGGATACATGAGACGGATAATGAGCCAGAGAAAGGGCCACAGAAGAAGTACAAGCGCCAATGTTCTCATGGCGATACACCATCAGAACTTCGTCCACTCGACCTTGTAATATGTAACGTCCGCGTCCTCATCAACTATCGCCATCACCATGTTCTTCCTGACGCCGTGGGCGACCCTAACGCGCGCTGTTATGTCGTTCGGGCTCAGGCGGGAGTTCTCGGGCAGGACCCACACGAGCCACTGGGAGTGCTCGTCCATTCCACGCCTGTAAACCCGGAAGTGCGAGCCGAACTTGAGGCCGGACTTGACGGTGTAGCCCCTGTCGCGCAGGTCCTTGTAGACGAGGTACTTGGCGTCGAACAGCTCGTCCCTCTTCCTCCCGAGGTTCATGAGTTCCTCGACGGTTAGTTTTCTCTTCCCGTCCCTGACCTCTATCTTGCCCCTCTCGACGAGATATGTAGCTTCAAGTAGCGAGAGGAAGAGCTTGCCCTCCACCAGCTTTCCGAAGTGGCGCTTGTTGTAAAGGCCGTTTATCGCGTTCTGGTCTGTCGAGAATACTCTATCCCCGCTCAGGTAAAAGACTATCATCAGCTTCCCCTCCATTCCTCTGCAGGCAGGAGCATGTAGTATGCATCTTCGCCGTCCGAGTAGTAGCCGATAATCCGCTTCACCTTCCGGAAGCCGAAGCGCTCGTAGAGCTTTATGGCCTTTTCGTTGCTCACGCGAACTTCGAGGCCGATGTAACGAGCTCCCCGCGCAATGAGCCTGTCTATCGCCTCTGTGAGCAGGGCCGAGCCTATGCCGTTTCCACGGTAGCGCTCCTCAACGGCTATGCTCATTATGTGCCCCTCAAGGTCCGGGCGGAGGTAGGCCATGACATAGCCGATTACCCTGCCGTTGTACTCGGCAACGAGAAAAGTGTCCGGGTTGTTCTCAAGGAAGACGAGGAAGATTCCCCTCGGGTAGGCCTCGCGGAAGGACTCCCTCTCGATTCTCATCACGTCGCTTATGTCGAAGAGCTTCGCCGGCCGTATCGTGACGAGTGCCAGCGGTATTCTGGCCCTCACTTCCCTCGCTGAGACGCTCATGGTAGTAACTATCCCCCAAGGCTTTTAAGGCTTGAGGGGACTCTCTATGGGGTGGCCACCCCGACGTGATGAGCACTCTCGAACCTGACCCCGGGATGATGACCGGATTCCTGGCTGATGCATCAACTTTAAAAGGCTGGACAAAAACTCCAGCACATGCGAAAGTGGCTCCCCGCCCTGCTCCTCCTTTCAGCCCTCTCGATTTTCCTCGGTGTTTACTTCGGCCCGGTTAGCTTGAGCGTTTCAGATGTCACTCAAAGCTTATCCTATGGAATAAAGCTCACCCTCTCGCACTTCACGGAGGTAAACCCCGGAAAGGCGCCGGACTACTTCGTCATCGTATGGCAACTCCGCTTACCTGAGGTCCTTCTCGCTTACTTCGTCGGCCTCGCGCTGGCGAGTGCCGGAGTCGCGAGCCAGGCCCTCTTTCGAAACCCCCTCGCCGACCCATACATAATAGGGATAAGCTCCGGCGCCGCGCTCGGCTCAGCCATCGGAACGCTGATTAACCCGGCCTACATGGCCCCCCTCGCGCTCCTCTTTTCCTTCCTCTCGGTCTTCATCGTCTACACGATAGCGAGAACGAACGGTGCGGTTCCCGTTGACACCCTCCTCCTGGCGGGAATAGCCTACGGCTTCCTTGCAAACGCGATAACGTGGTATATCTACGTTACCCACCCCCAGGAGAGCCATCTGAGCTGGATGTGGCTTCTCGGGAGCTTCAACGGGAGCACCTGGCGGGACGTCGGGATAATGCTCATCGTTTCGCTTCTCGGCGTTGGCTTCCTCAGCTGGCGCTGGCGCGAGCTGAACCTAATACTCCTCGGCGAGGAGAGCATAGCCCTCGGCCTCGACCTTCACCTGTACAGAAAAATCTTCCTCGGCGTCATAGCGACGCTTACTGCTTTCGCCGTTTACACCGCCGGAATAATCGGCTTCATCGGACTGGTAAGTCCCCACATAATGCGCCTCCTCCTCGGGCCGAACCACAGGGAGTTAACGCCAGCAACGGCCCTCTTCGGCGGTGTTCTGCTCGTCGTTGCGGATTTGCTCGCGAGAACAGTGGCGAAGCCCACCGTAATCCCGGTCGGCATAGTAACGGCCCTCATGGGCGCGCCCTTCTTCCTCTACCTCCTGATGAGGCACAAGAGGGGTGAGCTCGTTGCTTGAGGCGAGAATCTCTTTCGCATACGGCGAGAGGGAGGTTTTGAAAAACGTAGAGCTCAAAGCCGAGAGGGGCGAACTTCTCGCGGTAATCGGGCCCAACGGGGCCGGGAAGAGCACGCTCCTCAAGTGCCTCGTCGGAATTCTAAAGCCGATGGGAACGGCCAGGCTCGATGGCGTTGAGCTGACATCGCTCAGGCCGGCTGAAAGGGCGAAGTTCATAACCTACGTTCCCCAGAGTTCCCTTCCCCAGTTCGCTTTCACAGTTGAGGAGTTCGTCGAGATGGGCGCCTACATAACGCGGGGAAGCGTCAGGGAAGCGCTCGAGAGGGTCGGCCTCTGGGAGAGGAGAAAGGAAAGAGTAACGAGCCTCAGCGGTGGGGAATTCCAGCTCGCGCTCATAGCGAGGGCTTTGGCACAGGGGAGTAAATCAATCCTCCTCGACGAGCCCACGAGCCACCTCGACGTGAACCACGCACTCATGGTGATGGAGTTGCTTAACAAGCTCAAAGGGGAGAAGATTATCGTTGCGGTCCTCCACGACCTCAACCTCGCGTTAAGCTACGCAGACAGGGTTCTCGTCCTGAAGGACGGCGAAAAGGTCTGGGAAGGGCCTTCGAGGAAGCTGGAGCCAGCGGTGATAGAGACCACCTACGGGATAAAGGCGAAGATAATCGAGGCCGAGGGGAAGCGCCTTCTCGTGCCGGGGCTGAAGGGCTAAGGTTTAAAACTTCGGCGCGTTTCTTACTTCAGGTGAGAGAAGGTGGAGAAGAAGACCGGAACAACAACGGTGGGAATAAAGGCCAAGGACGGGGTGGTTCTCGCGGCTGACACTCAGGCCTCGCTCGACCACATGGTTGAGACCCTGAACATCAGGAAGATAATCCCGATAACCGAGAGGATAGCCATAACCACCGCGGGAAGCGTCGGCGACGTCCAGGCTCTGGCGAGAATGCTGGAGGCAGAGGCGCGCTACTACCAGTTCACTTGGGGAAGGCCGATGACGGCCAAGGCGATGGCCCATCTGCTCAGCAACATCCTCAACGAGAACAAGTGGTTTCCGTATATGGTGCAGATTATCATAGGTGGCTACGTCAAGGAGCCCACCTTAGCCAACCTCGACCCGCTCGGAGGTCTCATCTTCGACGACTACACGGCCACCGGCTCGGGAAGTCCGTTCGCGATAGCCGTCCTCGAAGAGGGCTTCCGGAAGGACATGAGCGTCGAAGAAGCCAAGGAGCTCGCGGTTAGGGCCGTCAGAACCGCCGGAAAGCGCGACGTATACACCGGGGACAGGAAGGTTCAGGTCGTCGTCATCACGAAGGACGGCATGAAGGAGGAGTTCGTCGAGTTTTAGATTTGCACCAAATCCCTTTTTAACTCCCCTTCCAACCTTCTCCGATGGGAATGAAGGAGAAAGCGCTCGCGGTTCTTCTCGTCGCGACGGTCGTTCTGTCGCTCTACTCGGCGGTTGACCTAGCATACTCCACCGACGCGATTCTCAACCAGATTAACGATATCATCGAGCAGGTTCAGGAAATCAGGGGATTACACTTCAAGGAGAAGCCGAAGGTAATCGTCATCAGCAGGGCCGAGGCGATAAGGCTCTTCGGGCCCGAAAGCCAGAACGAGGAGGAGCTGAAGGTTCAGGAGCTCACATACAAGATGACCCTCCTTCTGCCGGGGAACTACTCTTTCATCAAGGCGAAGGAGGAGCAAAGCGCCGGCTGGATTGCCCTCACGGTTGGAAACACAATCTACGTCATCGAGGAGAACTTCGAGGGAAACCCAGCGATGGCGAAGAGGGCTTTGGCGCATGAGCTTACGCACGTGTTGCAAAAGCAGTGGTTCGACGCAAAGTACGGTGCCAGCACCTTCGACGGGACTCTCGCGGTGAGGGCACTGGTTGAAGGCGATGCAGATTTGGTTGCGGACCTTTACTGCGAGCGGAACGGGATTCCCATATACAAGATACGCTCCCTCAGCGGGAACCCGCTAACGGACATCGGCATCTTCCCCTACGTCTTCGGCGACCCATTCGTCCGCTACCTCTACGAAAAAGGTGGCTGGGAACTTGTAAACGAGGCCTACAGGCACTATCCCGTCTCAACGGCCCAGATAATGCACCCCGAGCTCTATCTGGAGAACGTGACTCCGGTAAACGTTTCGCTGAGCGTTCCGGCCAACTGGAGCGTCATGAGGGACGACAGGATGGGTGAGTTCTACGTCTATGTCCTCCTCAGGGACGTTGCCAAGCTCGACAACGGGACCGCGTGGAACGTTTCGAGCGCGTGGCTCGGCGACCACCTAATCCTCGCGACCAACGGAACCGACTACGTCCTCCTCTGGAAGGTTGAGTTCTCCAGCGCAAAATCCGCGAAAACCTTCGCCGAAACCCTCAAGAGCCTCGCCGAAAAGGACACCTACGCGAAGGTCACAATCACCCTCGACGGAAAGACCGTCACCCTAAAAGCCGTGAGGAGGGTCAGAGTTGAAGCTTAGGTGTCCAATCTGCGGTAAGACCTATGAGAAGCCCGTCCAGAGGTGCGAGTGCGGTGAACCTGTCGAGTTCGAGCTCTTTGAGGGAGAACCCTACATCGGAAAGAGCGTCTGGGAACGCTTTTGGGACTTCTGGCCGGTTGAGCCGGTCCTTGAGCTTTCGCTCGGCGAGGGCGACACCCCGCTTGTGAAGTCGAAGCTCGGCGAGGAGTTCGGCGTTAAGCTATACCTCAAGAACGAGACCGTCAACCCGACCTGGAGCTTCAAGGACAGGGGCACCTTCCTCGCGATGAGCTACGCCCTCAAAGCAGGCTACGAGACCGTTGGGACTGTCTCGACCGGAAACATGGCGGCGAGC
The Thermococcus sp. 21S9 DNA segment above includes these coding regions:
- the psmB gene encoding archaeal proteasome endopeptidase complex subunit beta, which translates into the protein MEKKTGTTTVGIKAKDGVVLAADTQASLDHMVETLNIRKIIPITERIAITTAGSVGDVQALARMLEAEARYYQFTWGRPMTAKAMAHLLSNILNENKWFPYMVQIIIGGYVKEPTLANLDPLGGLIFDDYTATGSGSPFAIAVLEEGFRKDMSVEEAKELAVRAVRTAGKRDVYTGDRKVQVVVITKDGMKEEFVEF
- the endA gene encoding tRNA-intron lyase yields the protein MIVFYLSGDRVFSTDQNAINGLYNKRHFGKLVEGKLFLSLLEATYLVERGKIEVRDGKRKLTVEELMNLGRKRDELFDAKYLVYKDLRDRGYTVKSGLKFGSHFRVYRRGMDEHSQWLVWVLPENSRLSPNDITARVRVAHGVRKNMVMAIVDEDADVTYYKVEWTKF
- the rimI gene encoding ribosomal protein S18-alanine N-acetyltransferase, which translates into the protein MSVSAREVRARIPLALVTIRPAKLFDISDVMRIERESFREAYPRGIFLVFLENNPDTFLVAEYNGRVIGYVMAYLRPDLEGHIMSIAVEERYRGNGIGSALLTEAIDRLIARGARYIGLEVRVSNEKAIKLYERFGFRKVKRIIGYYSDGEDAYYMLLPAEEWRGS
- a CDS encoding iron ABC transporter permease — its product is MRKWLPALLLLSALSIFLGVYFGPVSLSVSDVTQSLSYGIKLTLSHFTEVNPGKAPDYFVIVWQLRLPEVLLAYFVGLALASAGVASQALFRNPLADPYIIGISSGAALGSAIGTLINPAYMAPLALLFSFLSVFIVYTIARTNGAVPVDTLLLAGIAYGFLANAITWYIYVTHPQESHLSWMWLLGSFNGSTWRDVGIMLIVSLLGVGFLSWRWRELNLILLGEESIALGLDLHLYRKIFLGVIATLTAFAVYTAGIIGFIGLVSPHIMRLLLGPNHRELTPATALFGGVLLVVADLLARTVAKPTVIPVGIVTALMGAPFFLYLLMRHKRGELVA
- a CDS encoding ABC transporter ATP-binding protein, with translation MSSLLEARISFAYGEREVLKNVELKAERGELLAVIGPNGAGKSTLLKCLVGILKPMGTARLDGVELTSLRPAERAKFITYVPQSSLPQFAFTVEEFVEMGAYITRGSVREALERVGLWERRKERVTSLSGGEFQLALIARALAQGSKSILLDEPTSHLDVNHALMVMELLNKLKGEKIIVAVLHDLNLALSYADRVLVLKDGEKVWEGPSRKLEPAVIETTYGIKAKIIEAEGKRLLVPGLKG
- a CDS encoding DUF4157 domain-containing protein yields the protein MGMKEKALAVLLVATVVLSLYSAVDLAYSTDAILNQINDIIEQVQEIRGLHFKEKPKVIVISRAEAIRLFGPESQNEEELKVQELTYKMTLLLPGNYSFIKAKEEQSAGWIALTVGNTIYVIEENFEGNPAMAKRALAHELTHVLQKQWFDAKYGASTFDGTLAVRALVEGDADLVADLYCERNGIPIYKIRSLSGNPLTDIGIFPYVFGDPFVRYLYEKGGWELVNEAYRHYPVSTAQIMHPELYLENVTPVNVSLSVPANWSVMRDDRMGEFYVYVLLRDVAKLDNGTAWNVSSAWLGDHLILATNGTDYVLLWKVEFSSAKSAKTFAETLKSLAEKDTYAKVTITLDGKTVTLKAVRRVRVEA